One window of Pieris rapae chromosome 14, ilPieRapa1.1, whole genome shotgun sequence genomic DNA carries:
- the LOC110995380 gene encoding uncharacterized protein LOC110995380 — MNDNNLIRDDYLNSVLEKIAIKSELESWNYEKQFFQDVAQNYFGVIIPIKLNGKKEGQEISLNLVLKLAPTDERYRVSGAVTSFFQREIFIYSDILPAYRKIRNDITTLSDFIVPECYYIKNDYCEEVIAMQNMCANGFIPFVNESILDIEHLMISIKCLANFHALSFILKKQENHLFNIAQSTCVPLSNNANERFITILLDRLTKALKVFSNTQYVPALQRLEKDCDKFVELCYKSVNALVLCHGDIWKENLLFKYEHDKPVSVCMIDYQTTRISSPAYDVLYLIISSSAQDLRRQYYNQLLDTYYQTLSENMLEAKMPINTIYSRQMFDADLITVAPACLVIANTAIWLSSGCQQEGHVKSKIVLETEEDIQKAICSYKNRMTAILDDLISYGYLNNVLE; from the exons atgaatgataataatttaatacgcgacgattatttaaatagtgtattggaaaaaattgcaattaaatCTGAACTAGAATCATGGAACTatgaaaaacagttttttcaaGATGTTgcacaaaattattttggcGTAATTAttccaattaaattaaatggaaaaaagGAGGGACaagaaatatctttaaatCTGGTACTCAAATTAGCTCCAACGGATGAAAGGTATCGAGTAAGTGGAGCAGTAACCAGTTTCTTTCAgagagaaatatttatatattctgatATCTTGCCTGCCTACAGGAAGATCCGAAATGATATTACTACATTATCAGACTTTATTGTACCAGAatgttattacataaaaaacgaTTATTGTGAAGAAGTTATAGCAATGCAAAATATGTGTGCAAATGGGTTCATACCTTTTGTAAATGAATCTATACTAGATATTGAACATTTGATgatatcaataaaatgtttggCAAATTTTCATGctctttcttttatattaaagaagcaagaaaatcatttatttaatattgcccAAAGCACCTGTGTTCCTTTATCTAATAATGCAAATGAACGGTTTATCACTATATTACTAGACAGATTAACTAAAGCTTTAAAAGTATTCTCAAATACTCAATATGTACCTGCGTTACAAAGATTAGAAAAGGATTGTGATAAATTTGTAGAATTATGTTATAAGTCTGTCAATGCATTAGTACTATGTCATGGAGATATTTGGAAAGAAAATTTACTCTTTAAATATgag cATGACAAACCAGTATCTGTGTGTATGATTGATTACCAAACTACAAGAATATCAAGCCCAGCTTATGATgttttatatcttattatatCCAGTTCAGCTCAAGACCTACGTagacaatattataatcaacTTCTGGACACATATTATCAGACATTGAGTGAAAACATGTTGGAAGCTAAAATGcctataaatactatatattcaAGGCAAATGTTTGATGCTGATTTAATTACAGTTGCACCAGCTTGTCTTGTTATAGCCAATACAGCAATTTGGCTGTCTAGTGGATGCCAACAAGAAGGAcatgttaaaagtaaaattgttttagaaaCTGAAGAAGACATACAAAAAGCAAtatgttcatataaaaatcGAATGACTGCCATTTTAGATGACCTTATCAGCTatggatatttaaataatgttttggaataa
- the LOC110995374 gene encoding uncharacterized protein LOC110995374 codes for MKILEKCLLKEIVNKIVGNCNLTLLNYEDQENTKQIENYFGLLIPLKIVGLDNFGKEKEVNVILKLKPNKIDDRMKAVLEYLFETEHYLYSRLVPMFRQFNVNIDEIIPKCYYADLQSENEVIVLQDMTYKGYRRFSGDGFMDYDHVLVSLKTLAKFHSFSYILLKNGKKPDDDDMLKQYTNTHPAELNLALKLSLDNHIKYFNGNKYEFIKSLRERYDLIRGGVVKGQKCLVYAHGDFWKENILLKYEAGKPIQACIVDFQTVQYMSASHDYLNFLISCTDTETRKEYFDEFLTTYLSTVITTLREIDVEISSLKEDFKHDLGLVAENCIIRSFMAFALWCGLEEGGDTLLTSKNTINKSQAISRFTKIIGDVLDDLNQMGLITL; via the exons ATGAAAATACTAGAGAAATGTCTCCTCAAAGAAATCGTCAATAAAATTGTcggaaattgtaatttaacattgttaaattatgaagatcaagaaaatacaaaacaaatcgAAAATTACTTTGGACTCTTGAttccattaaaaattgttggcCTCGACAATTTTGGTAAAGAAAAAGAAGTTAACGTTATTCTCAAATTGAAACCTAATAAAATTGATGATCGAATGAAAGCAGTATTAgagtatttatttgaaacgGAACATTATCTGTATAGCAGATTGGTACCGATGTTTAgacaatttaatgttaatatagaTGAAATAATTCCAAAATGCTATTACGCTGACTTGCAATCGGAAAACGAAGTAATTGTCCTACAAGACATGACATATAAAGGCTACCGACGTTTCTCCGGTGACGGGTTTATGGATTACGATCACGTGCTTGTGTCCTTGAAAACTCTTGCtaaatttcattcattttccTATATCTTATTGAAAAATGGTAAGAAACCAGACGACGATGATATGTTAAAACAGTACACAAATACCCATCCCGCAGAACTGAATCTGGCTTTAAAACTATCTTTGGATAAccatataaagtattttaatggaaataaatatgaatttataaaatcattgaGGGAAAGGTATGACTTAATAAGAGGGGGCGTTGTAAAAGGACAGAAATGTCTTGTCTATGCCCATGGCGATTTTTGgaaagaaaatattctattgaAATACGAG GCAGGCAAACCCATACAGGCATGTATAGTTGACTTTCAAACAGTACAATATATGAGTGCATCACATGACTATCTCAACTTTCTTATATCCTGCACAGATACTGAAACCAGAAAGGAATATTTCGACGAATTCCTAACGACTTATCTCTCAACTGTTATCACAACATTACGTGAAATTGATGTGGAGATATCATCATTGAAGGAAGATTTCAAACATGATTTGGGACTAGTTGCTGAAAACTGTATTATTCGATCTTTTATGGCGTTTGCGCTGTGGTGTGGCTTGGAAGAAGGGGGTGATACCTTGTTGACGAGTAAAAATACGATAAACAAAAGCCAAGCTATTTCacgttttacaaaaataattggtgATGTTCTGGATGATCTTAATCAGATGGGCTTGATAAcattgtaa
- the LOC110995379 gene encoding gustatory and odorant receptor 24 gives MSLYTSNILYPQIPNGWAYQMENKPKNKVIFLDVTPARSPYIVRPTSKNSIIPVKDNLIIPEIYKDIVYENIKPVFTLLRMMGVLPITRSSPDKNQFNIASPSMLYSVFLYLCLIGYVLYLSLNKVQILRTAEGKFEEAVIEYLFTVYLFPMLAIPIMWYETRKIAEILNGWLDFELAYKTLSGRILPIKLYKKALAIAVIIPILSTTSVIITHVTMVHFKMMQMLPYIFLEILTYILGGYWYLLCESLSVCANILAEDFQKALHHIGPAGKVAEYRALWLRLSKLARDTGIANCYTFTFVNLYLFLIITLSIYGLLSQISEGFGTKDIGLALTAFCSIFLLFFICDEAHYASQNVRTNFQKKLLMVELSWMNTDAQTEVNMFLRATEMNPSQISLGGFFDVNRNLFKSLLATMVTYLVVLLQFQISIPDESMQTENDDTESGNDTFNKDTTFTTSTTTVASTILTTLAKKIKKN, from the exons ATGTCCCTTTATACCAGTAATATCTTATACCCACAAATACCGAATGGGTGGGCGTATCAAATGGAAAATAAACCGAAGAACAAAGTCATTTTCTTGGACGTCACACCAGCACGTAGTCCATACATAGTAAGACCCACCTCGAAGAACTCCATAATACCTGTAAAAGATAACTTAATTATACCAGAGATATACAAAGATATCgtttacgaaaatataaagcCCGTTTTTACTTTATTGCGAATGATGGGCGTGCTACCAATCACTCGGTCCTCTCCAGATAAAAACCAGTTTAATATAGCGTCCCCTTCTATGCTATACTCTGTGTTTTTGTATCTATGTTTGATTGGCTATGTTCTCTACCTGTCTCTAAATAAAGTGCAAATATTGAGGACGGCTGAGGGGAAATTCGAGGAGGCTGTGATTGAGTATCTCTTCACTGTATACCTATTTCCAATGTTGGCGATACCGATTATGTGGTATGAGACCCGGAAAATTGCTGAAATACTAAACGGATGGCTTGATTTTGag cTGGCGTACAAAACGCTGTCCGGCCGAATTCTGCCAATTAAACTTTACAAAAAAGCTCTGGCCATTGCTGTTATAATACCCATACTTTCCACAACATCTGTAATTATCACTCACGTAACAAtggtacattttaaaatgatgCAGATGCtgccatatatatttttggaaattCTGACATATATTCTGGGCGGATATTGGTATTTACTTTGCGAGTCGTTGAGTGTTTGTGCCAATATTTTAGCCGAAGATTTTCAGAAG GCCCTACATCACATCGGCCCCGCCGGCAAAGTTGCGGAATACCGCGCCCTCTGGCTTCGTTTAAGCAAACTGGCCAGAGACACTGGCATCGCAAACTGTTACACTTTTACCTTTGTCAACCTTTACCTTTTTCTAATTATAACTCTGTCTATTTACGGGCTTTTGAGTCAAATTTCAGAGGGTTTTGGAACTAAGGATATAGGATTGGCACTCACGGCTTTTTGCAGTATTTTCTTACTATTTTTCATATGCGATGAAGCGCACTATGCGTCACAGAAT GTGCGCAcaaattttcaaaagaaaCTGTTAATGGTTGAATTATCTTGGATGAATACTGACGCCCAAACTGAAGTGAATATGTTTCTCAGAGCTACGGAAATGAACCCGTCACAGATCAGCCTTGGAGGATTCTTTGATGTCAAtaggaatttatttaaatcg CTCCTTGCAACAATGGTGACATATTTAGTGGTTCTTCTGCAGTTTCAAATCAGTATTCCAGACGAAAGTATGCAAACAGAAAATGACGATACTGAAAGCGGCAATGATACTTTCAATAAGGACACAACATTTACGACTAGTACTACTACTGTAGCCAGTACAATTCTTACGACATTAgctaagaaaataaagaaaaattaa